The following nucleotide sequence is from Kiritimatiellia bacterium.
CATCCGGCTGGAACGGCGCCGTGTTCATCGCGTTGATAAAAATGGATTTCGGCCGGGCGGCCGGATCGGGAATGCGGGAGAAGGGCCGCTGCTTCAGCAGCGCCAGGTAACCGGTATCCAGCAGCACGCCCAGGACCTGGTCTCGCGAAAGCCCGGGCACTTGAGCCGCGGAAAACCGGGGCAAGGGCTCCGTGCTGTCCTCGCCCAACCGGATCGTGATCCGTTCGAGGGCGCGCCGATGGCCCAGCGCCACTTCCTCCACAGTCCCCGCCGCGGGGGACCGGAACTTCAACGCCTCGTTCTTCTTGCTATAGAAAAGGACGGAACCGCGCTTGACCGTGTCCCCCGGCTTGACCTGCGGGCGGGGTTTAAGTCCATCAAACTCATTGGGATAGACGGCTATGCGCTCGCAAGGCGGTGCCTCCGCCACGGCGGGCCCGGGAGCCCCGACCAGCGGTATGTCCATGCCCTTCTTGAGGTTGTGCGTATTCATGAAGGCGCGACGTACGGCCACCGGTAAAACTCGCGGTTACTCTACAAGGTCAGCGCCAAAAGTCAACGGGCCGCGCCACGGCTTCAGCCATTCTCATTCTGGGCAAAACAGCAGGCTCATAGCGCCTGCTGTACCGTGGATGTCTGTTGAAAGCACAGCGGGGGCTACGAACCCGCTGTGATTCGGGCGGCGAAAAAGCGCCAGAAGCAGAATTGCCGCCACGGCTTCGACCTTGCGGCGGCCGCCCCGGCTGCTTTATCCTCCCCCGCGAGGCCCCCGGATGAAAAGATCGAACAGCCTGGCGGTGATCGTGCCCGTCTTCAACGAACGGGACGCCGTGGGCGCCGTGCTGGAAGCCCTCCTGCGCTTCGCCGAAAACCGCGACATGGAAATCATCGCCGTGGACGACGGCTCGGACGACGGCACCTCGGAGATCCTCGCCGGGTTCGCCGGGCGCGTGCTTTTGCGGCGCCACGCATCGAATCACGGGTACGGCGCTTCGCTGAAGACCGGCATCCTCGCCACCCAGGCGCGGGACGTCCTGTTCTTCGACAGCGACGGCCAGCACGATGTCGCCGACCTTCCGAAAATGCTCGAGGAACTGGAGCGGCACGAGTGCGTCTTCGGCGCCCGGCCGCCGGGCGCCGGGATCCCGCTCGTGCGCAAGCCCGGCAAATGGCTGCTCCAGCACGTGTGCAACTTCCTGGCGGGCCGGAAAATCCCCGACCTCAACTGCGGCCTGCGCGCGGGGCGCCGGCTGCTGTTCATGCGGATGCTGGACCTGCTGCCGGAGGGTTTCTCGTTTTCGATCACCTCCCTGATGTTCATCATCAAGAGCCGCTACTCCTATGTCTTCGTGCCGGTCCACTGCGGGCCGCGCGTGGGAAAGAGCTCCGTCCGGATCTTCCGCGACGGCGTCAAGGCCGTCCTGCTCGCGCTACGGCTGATCATGCTCTTCGACCCCTTGCGCGCGCTGGGCGTACCGGCCGTCGCGCTCATCGCGGTCGGCCTCGCCTACCAGGCCTACATCATCGCGGTGTTCCGGTTGAAGATCGTCGGCGGGGCGATCCTGGCGATCCTGTCCGGCATCCTGCTCTTCCTGTTCGGGCTGCTCGCGGACCAGGTCGCCAGCCTCCGCAAGGAGATCAGCTCGCACAACAGCCTTTTCTGGGAACTCGAGCAGCAACGCGGAAAAGACGGGGATGAGTAACCCGCGCCTCCTGGTGATCTGTCACGGTTTTCCCCCGTTCCACGGCGGCGCCGAGCTGGCGGCGTGGTACCTCGCCCGCGAGGCCGAACGCGCCGGCTGGGCGGTGGACGTTCTGACCTCGGATCTCGGCGGGCGCCTGCCGGCCGAAGAAATCCTCGACGGGCTTCGCGTCCGCCGGGTCCGCGCCCCGAAAAAGGATTGGACCCGGCACACGGCGGGCGAACTCGGACGCTTCTACTTGGCGGCGCGGCGGCGCCTGGGTGACTTCGCGGAGCCGAAGCCCGACCTGGTGCTGGCCCACTTCTCGTTTCCCGCGGGCCGGCTGGCGCTCGACCTGAAGCGGCGGCACGGCATTCCGTACGCCGTGGTCCTGCACGGCTCCGACGTGCCCGGCTACCAGCCCGAGCGGTTCGGCCTGCTGTACGCCCTGCTCAAACCCGTCGTGCGGCGGGTCTGGCGCGGCGCCCGGCAGGTGATCGCCGTCAGCGACTCGCTGCGCGACCTGGCGCTCCGCACCTGGCCCGGGGGACAAATTGCCGTGATATCCAATGGCGTGGACACCGAGCGGTTCGCCCCTCCACCCTCCCGGCCGGCCGGCGACGGCCGCCTGCGCGTCATCACCGCGGCCCAGCTGATCGAACGGAAAGGGCTGCGCCACTTGATCGCGGCGCTGACGGACCGCGAATCCCTCACGATCTGCGGCACCGGTCCGCAGGAGGCGGAGCTGCGGTCCCTGGCGGTCTCGCTCAAGGCCCCGGTGCACTTCGCCGGCGCGGTCAAACCGGAAGATATGCCGGGCCGGCTGAATGACTCCGATATCTTCGTGCTGCCCTCGCTGCAGGAAGGCCTGCCGCTGGCGCTGCTGGAGGCCATGGCCGCGGGCCTCGCCGCGATAGCGACACCGGTCGGTGGAATTCCCTCCGTGATCCGGGACGGGCAAAACGGGCTGCTGGTCCCGACCGGCGACGCCCCCGCGATCCGCGCGGCGCTGGACCGGTTGCAGGCCCCTGAACTGCGCCGCCGGCTCGGTGACGCCGCGCGGGCCGCGGCCCTGGCGCACGGCTGGGCCGCCGTCTGGCGGCGATACGCCGAACTCCCCGGGATGCCAGCCCCATGAACGGCGCCGCAAACAATATTCTCATCCTGGGCGGCCACACCCGGTTCAACTGCGGCGACCGCGCCATCCGGACGGCCATACTCGACCAGCTCCGCGCCGAGGATCCGTCCGCGCGCTTCCACATCGTCACCCGCGAGCCCGCGCGCGACGAGGCGGAATGGCAGGCGCACGCGATCGCGGGCGGAACGCCGGAACTGCTCCGGAAATCGGCTTTTCTGCGGAATCTCGGCCTGCTGATCTGGGGCGGCGGACACCTGCTCCAGGACGATTCGAGCAAGGTGAAGAACATGTACTGGGCGCTCGTCCTGAACCTGCTCCGGCTGCGGACGCGCTGCCCGATGGTCGGCTACGGCGTGGGCGTCGGGCCGGGCGATTCCGCGTGGGGCCGCTTCTTCGCCGCCCGGGCCCTGGCGCCGCTGGACGCCTTCGCCGCGCGGGATGAGCGGTCCGCCGACCTCGTCCGGCAGTGGACGCGCGGCCGGCTGCCGGTGCGCGTCCTGCCCGACCCCGCCGTGGACCTCCGTCCCGCCCCCCGGGCGGAAGCGGCCGCTTACCTGGAACGCGAGCACGGGGTCCCGTTGTCCGGCGACGAAGTCCGGATCGGCATCAGCCTCCGCCGCTGGTTCCACGTCGGGCGGCCTTTCCTGCCGCTGCAATGGCGGCACCGGTGGAAATCCGGCGCGCCGGCGGCCCCGCCCCTCTTCGAGCAGTTCGGCCGGAACCTGGCGGGCGCGCTGAATCGGTTGGCCGCCGGGCGCAGGATCCGGCTCCTTTTCTTCCCCATGTCCTGCTCGCCGTGGGAAGGCGACGACGCCGTCTGCGCCGAACTGCAGCGCGAGGTCGCGGCCCCGTCGCACCTCGTCAAGCCAGACATTCCCGCGCCGCTGCTCAAGGCCCTGTTCGGCCTCTGCGACCTTTTTGTCGGCGTGCGGCTGCACGCCACGATCCTGGCGCTCGGGATGAACGTTCCGATGCTGAACATCGCCTATGTCCGGAGGGCGTCCGACCTGTTTGCCCGCCTGGGCCTGCCCGACCAGTCCCTGCCGATCGAGGAAGCCGCCGCGCCGGGCGGCGAGGCACGCCTGCTCGACGCCTTGACCCGCCTGTACGAGGGGCGCCGGGAAATCGGCGGCGCGCAGGCCCGGGCCTGGGCGCCGCTGGCGGCCGAGTGCCGGGCCGGGTACGCCCGGTTCATCCAGGAAATTCTCGCGGGGAAACCATGACCACGAACCAGGGATCGTCCTTCGCGGCGCGGCTGGCCCGCGCGGCCGGCCGCGCCACGGGCCTGATCCCGTGCGGCGGCCGCCTCGCGCGGGGGCTGACCCGGGCGTGGCTGGCCTGGCGATCCGACGTGCCCGTGGTCGTGATCAGCGGCAGCAGCGGGAAGACCACCACCTGCCTGCTCCTGCAGGCGCTGCTCGCGGAGCGCTTCGCGGTGGTCGGCACGCGGGACAACGATAACCTGGACTGCCACCAGCACCGGCACGTGCTCCGGCTCGGGCTGCGGCGCCGGCGCCAGGCGCTGGTCCTCGAGGCCGGCATCCAGAGCGACCGTAACGCCGCGCGGTGGAACCAAGCCGTCCGTTCCGATTTCCTGATCCTCACCACGATCGGCCACACTCATCTGCAATGGCTCCATGACCGCCAGGGCGTGTTCGAGCAGAAGCGGGCGCTGCTGGACGGATTGAAACCCGGCGGCACGCTCCTGGTGAACGCGGACGACGACCTGCTGCGCGCCCTCCGCACCGATCCGCGGACGCTGACGTTCGGGATCGAGTCGGAAGCGGACTTCCGCGCGGCCGGCCTGGAGGCCGACGCCCGCGGCATCCGCTTCAACCTGGTCCGCGGCGGCCGCGTCCTCGCCCGGATCGAGAGCGACCTGCTCGGCCGCCACTACGCCTATCCCCTGCTCGCCGCCGCGGCCTGCGCCTCGCTCTTCGACCTCGATGCCGGCGCGATCCAGCGCGGACTCGCGCGGTTCCGGCCGGCGCCGTCCCGAATCAGCATCGGGCGCGAGCGGGGCTGGACGGTCCTGGACGACACCTACAGCTCGAATCCCGAAGCCGCGTGGGCGGCCCTGGAGGCGCTGCACCTGCTGGAAGGGCGAAAGATCGCCGTGCTGGGCACCATGCTCGAACAGGGCGAGCGCGGCCCCGAGCTGCACCGGGCGCTGGGGCGCCGGCTGGCCGCCGGGTTCCCGGAACTCCACCGGCTCCTCGGGTACGGGCCGCTCTCCGAGCTCATTGTGGCGGGGGCCGTCGAGGCGGGATTCCCCGCGGAGCGGACGTTCCAGACCGACAGCAAGTTCGAGTTGCTGGCGCAACTCGACCGCGTGGTCCAGCCCGGCGACGCCGTGCTGATCAAGGGCTCCAACCAGCTCATGCTGGGCGACGTGGTCCGCCGGCTCGGCGCGCCGTGGTTCACCGCACCGCTGGAGAACATGCCCGCCGTGCGCGCCGTCGGCGCGTTCGGCGCCTACCGGATCCCGGACCGGCGGCACGAGGGCCTGGACCTGCCCGCGGAACCCGGCACGCCCGTGCGCGCCATGGCCGAGGGAACCGTATATTTCGCGGGCCGCGACGGGCCGTACGGGCGCTGCGTGCGCATCCGGCATTTCGCCAACACGGTCAGCGTCTATGCGCACCTGGACGCGATCCTGTGCCGCCGCGGGCCCGTGGCCCTCGGCGCGATCATCGGCCGGACCGGCCGCTCGGGCATCCCGGCGGGGATCGGCGATTACGACTATCCGCACCTCCACGTGGAACTGCGCGTCAACGGGATCCCGCAAGATCCGTCGCCTTACTACGAATGAGGGCGTCCGTGAAATCCGCGCCATCCGCGGTCAGCCTTTTCAGGCCGTGCCGGTAACGAGGACGACGACCTTCCGCCGCTTGCCGGACGGATCGGGTTCCAGCCGGTCGCAGACACGGATGTCCGTGCGAACCGCTTCGAACTGCTCCCGGAAATAGGCGCGGACCCGCTCGCCCAGCGCCGGATCGAGCGGCCCGGCCGGCACCAGGTCCACCTCGAACTCGCCGACGGCGCGCTGGGTGACGCGGTACTGCAGGATGCTCGTGTCCTCCCAGAACGGGATGGCGGCGAGCCGGGGCGACGCGCGGCGCCCGCCGGGCAGCACGAGCATCTCCTCCACACGCCCGGAAAGGCGTGCAATTCGAGGAAAGGGATGGCCGCACGGGCAGGAGGGCTCGGGATCCAGCGCGCCCACGTCCCCGATCTCGTAGCGGAGGAGCGGCATCGCGCGCGCCACGAGGGAGGTTACGAGCAGGTCGCCTTCCTCCCCCGCGGCGACCGGCCGGCCGTCCTTGACGACCTCGACCACGAGATCGTCCGAGGCCAGGTGGAATCCGCCCCGTACAGGGCACGAGGTGCCGAGAAGCCCGAACTCGACCGCGGCGTAGAAATCGTGCACGGGGGCCCCGAACGCCCGCTCCAGACACTGCCGTGCGGCCGGGGTCAGGGTCTCGCCCCCGGTGCGAATGGCCCGGGGGCGCGGCACGGGCAAACCCCGGCGCCGGAGTTCCAGCAGGAAGACCACCAGTTGGCTGGCATACGCGCTGATGACCTGCGGCCGGAATCGGGCCACCTTCCCGCAGGCGTCCGCCGCCGTCGCATGGAGGCGCAACCGCCGCGCATACCAGGGCTCGGGCGCGGGCCGGTGGTACCCGATCAGCAGATGACGCCACCAGGGCCAGAGGCCGTGGCGCATCCGCGCGAGCAGCCAGCGGGCGGACCGGCGGGCCCGCTCGTCGGCCGCCAGGTATACGTTCAGCGGAATGCCCGTCGAGCCGCTCGTGTGCTCGACGTGGCAGTTGCCGGCGTGGAAGCCGGCCGCGAGCCGGTCTTCCGGGGGCCGGGCCCGGTACTCCATCTTGCGCGTCCGGGGCATTCGGGCTAGATCGTCCAGCCCGCGAACGGAAGCGGGATCGAGCCCGGCGGCGGCAAACAGGTCTCGATAGAAGGGCACGTTCGCGCCCGCATGGCGCGCGATGCGCGCCAGCCGGCGGTCTTGAAGACGGCGCCGATACGCCGCGGGAAGACGCGCGGCGCAGGCCAGCCGGATATAATCCTTCAAAAAAGTCATGGGGTTCGCAGGCGGTGAGTTAGGCAAAACTACGCCCCGCGGTCAAGGGTCCTTGCCGCCGGAGAACCGCGCGGCTATGCTTCTGCGCCTGATGAGACTTTTCGAAAACCCGCGTGGGGTGCACCGGGTCCGGGTGGGCCTCGTCGTGATCCTGGCCGCCGCGGCGCTCTGGACCGCGTGGGGCCATCAGCGCTATTTCCTGTCCGGCGATCCCAACGTCACCTTCGCGCAGGGCATCCTCCTCCGCCAGGGCTACGTCGCCACCAACCTGCACGCGATGGCGGCGCGCGCCCACGGCGAGGAGGCCCCGCCCGTGCGGCTGCTGGTCGAGGGCGGATTCCCCGTCGTGCTGCGCGCGCTGCGCCTGCTGGGCGACCGCGCGCCGTTCCTGGCCAACGTGCTGTTCGCGCCGGCCCTGCTGGTCCTGCTCGGGCTCTACGTCTCCCGGACCGAGCCGGACCCGGAGCGCCGGTTCCTGGCGGGCCTGCTGGCGCCCGGCCTGGTCGTTTCGTTTTCCGTCACGGGCATGACGCTGTGGCACCTGGTCCTGCCGTTCCGGGATATCCTTTCGCACACGCTCGGGTTTGCGGCGCTGGTGTTGCTGCCAACGCGCGAGACGGAGCATCGGAAACTGCGCCTGCTGCTGGCCGGCTTCGCCTGCGGGTACAGCGCGTGGACGCGTCTCACCGGCATCCTGTTCGCCGTGCCCATGGCCCTGCACCTGGCGGCGTGGCCGGGTCTGGGTACGTGGCGCCGGCGGCTGGCGATGCTCGCGTGGACCGCGGCCGGCGGCGTCATCGGGCTGCTGCCGCTGCTCGGCCAGAACCTTCTCGAGAACCGGGGGCTGCTGGCCCCGCCGCAGGCGGAGAACCTGCTGCTGCAGGAGCGCACGGTGCGCGTCTCGGGCGCGCGGGCGGGCTGGCATCCGCTCAACTTCGGCCGCACATGGGGCCGGCTCGTTAGCGAGATCGCCGGCTACTTCCCGGCTTGGTTCAAGATCCTCGTCGCCATCAGCCTGGCCGGGCGCCTCCTCATCGAGCGGCGGGTTCGCCGGCTGCTGCCGGCGGCCGGCGGGCTGCTCGCGTTCGGCCTGTTCTATGCCTGCTATCATCGGACCGTCACGCGCTACTACTTCATCATCGCCGTCTTCTTCGTCGCGCTGGCCGCGCCCGTGCTCGCCGGACTGGCGGCGGCCCCGTGGCGGCGCTGGCCGCGAGCGCGGCCGGCGGCCCTGTTCCTTCTGGGCGTCTTCGTGGCCGGATACGCCGCGCAGGCCGGCCTCCGCTCGGGCAGCGATCCCCGGCGGGTCCGCCGCGAGTGGAAGGACGCGCGCATGTTCCGCGCGTGGATCCGGCAGGCCGTCCGGCCGCCCTACCACGTGGTGACCTCCGCCATGGGCTACCTGCTGTGGACCCGCTACTTCGCCGAAGCCCCGCCGGTGCCGTGGCCCGGCAGCCCGCTGCGCACAGGGCCCGTTAGGCACACGCGGCTTCCCTTCCCCGACGATACGGAACTCTACCTGCTGTCCCTCCTCGACCGTGCTAATGAAGAACTGCCCTCGTGGAGCCGGGACACCCTGCTGAACCGGTACGCGCTGGAAAGCGCGGGGCCGGACGTGCGGCCGCGCAGCACGCCCGCCTTCCGCTTCGAGCGCATCCGGCCCCGCGGGCCGGGCCGGCGGGAAATCGAGGCGGCCGGCCGGCATCGCGGCGCCACGCACCTGTATGTGTACCTGCGAGATCTAACTTCGACGAACCGGACGGAACCCATGACGCTGGCCGCGGACGGCTGGCCGGCCCCGGCGCCGGTCGAACTGCAGGCCGGCCCGAACCTCGTGCGGCTTTCGGCCGCGGCGCCCGTGGTTTCCCTGGATGGCGCCACGCCGACACCGTCCGTCGTGACGGCCGCCTGGGTGCCCGACGGCGCGCCGGTGCACGTCCCCTTTTCCGAACTCGAGAGCCTGTCGTCCCGGCATCTCATGGCGCCGGACTGCCGCCTGGTCTGGCGCGGCTACGAGCACTGGGGCCGCGACCGCGCGGGCCAGGCGGACAAGTTCTGGGCGCATCCCTTCTTCGTCTTCACCAACGGCACCGCGATCCGGCTGCCCCGGGTCGCCGAATCCCCGCCGCCCGCCCTCGTGGTGCGCCTGTATTATACCGCCCTGCTGGCCAACCGGGCGGACGAGCCGCGGCTGTCGGGCATGGATTATGGATACGGCGCCGCGCGGCGCGCGCCCCTGCTCGTTCACGTCAACCGCCCCTATGACGGACCGGGCGATTCCAAGGCGTTCGACTTCTTCCATGAAATCGAGATTCCGGCGGGGGCCCGGGATCTCACGTTGAACATGCCCGAGCCCATCCCGACCCTGCTGTGCCACGGCATGACGTTCTTCGTCGAGGACTCCGAGCCGGCCGCGCCCCTGCCCGCGCCGCCGCGGGCCATCCCGTATCAGTGGAACGAAGACCGGGCGCGGCGCTGGTACTACGATCTGTTCGACTTCCCCGCCTGGCAGGGCCGGGTCTTCCGGGCATACGCGCAGAAACTGGCCGGCCGCGCCGGCCCGGAGGGCCTGATCGCCGCCGACGGCTGGATTCGCCAGATCACCCAGGCGTACGGCGGCCCCGTGCGCTCCGCGCGCGAGCTGCTGGCCGGCGGCCGGGCGGCCGTGGACGCGCGGCTGAACGCGGGCCTCGCCGTGTACGTTTTGGACCTGGACCAACCGATCGCCTCGACCAGCGCCGCGTTCCGGTTGTTCCGCGAGTTCTACGACATGGAACCCACGGAGAGCCTCGGCCCGGTCGCCCGGGCGAACGGCGGCGCGGCCGCTCGCCAGCTCGTGCTGTACCGGGTCCGGCCGCGGCCCTAAACAGGGATTTGACGCCGGCGGCATCCGCGGGCAACATAGGCCCGCGTTTGTTAGAACGGAGGAGCGCATGCCCATGAAATTCTTCTGGCGTTTGTTGCTGATCCTGCTCGGCACCCTGGCGCTGGCGACAGGCTGCGAGGACGACAACGCCTCGGACGACGATGCGGACGACGACTGGGATGACGGTGACGACGTCATCGTCACCAACGAGCCGCGGCCGGAACTGTACGTGGTCATGGGCGATGGCTTGAGCACGGGTGTCGGGCTCGGGGAGCGCGCGCCATGGCCGTACCGGCTCGAACGCAAGCTCAAGAAGACGGTGCACGACGCCGCCAAGGGCGGGACGCGGATCGACTACGGCGTGGCCAACATCGCCTCCATCCTCGGAACGTACGAACCCTCCCACGTGCTGATCCTCTACGGCTCGAACGACGTCGGCGCGGAAAACGCAAGCGATTACATCGCCGCCAGCCTCCTCCAGATGGTCGAGATCGCCAAAAGCAGCAACGTGATCCCCGTCATCGCCACGCTGCCGCCGCTGTACGAGCGCGAGGGCGATGTGATCGCCCGCCTGCGCCGCGTCAACGACAAGATCCGCAGCATGGCGGACGTCGAGGACGTGCCCCTGGCGGACCTGGAGGCGGAATTCGGGAGCAACCGCGACCTGATCCAGGCCGACGGCCTGCATCCCACGCCCGAGGGGCACGAAGTGATCGCGACAGAATTTTACAATGCCGTGCGATAGCCCGGCGGGGACGCGGCCCCGCCGGGCGCACGGTCCGGCCTACGGCCGGGTGAGGCCGATCTCCGACACCTGCGGCACGCGGCCGCTTTCGTCGTCCTTGAAGACCAGCCAGAGGTACTTCAGGCTGACAGGGCCTTCGGCGAGGGCTTCCGCGAGATTCGTCCAGTCCTTCGCGTTCGTGCTGCCCAGGTAGGTCACATCGGCCAGCGAGTTCTCGGCCAGGGTAACGGTCACGTCGCTCACGGCCAGTTCATCAAGGAAGGCCATGGCCAGCCACCAGCCCCCGGCGCCCTCCGCGCCGACCCAGGCGGTGCCTTCGTCGCCGTCCACGGCGGCCCACCCGTTGGTATGGACGCCGTCGGTGTCGCTGACCAGCATGGCGTAAGGAGCGACCGTGGTCGCCGCGGCCACACCACCGGCTCCGCCGGTGTTGGCCGCCGCCAGGGAGACCGCCTTGCTCGAAGGCGCCGTGCCCCAGATTTCCAGGATGTAGTACGGGAGGGTCGAATTCGACCCGTCATCCCAGGCCAGGGCGCTGCCGGTGGCGCCCATGATGTAGGCATAATGCTGGATCTTCTTCAGGTTGTTGGGCTGGCCCGTCGCCCAGCGCTTGTAGATGACGGAATCGCCCGTGAGCCACTTCCAGTTGCCTTCCGAAGCCGCGTCGGTCGCGCCGATCCAGATGTTCTTGCCGGCCAGCGCGCCGCTGCCGATCTGGCTGACCATGGCGTCCCACTGGGCGGACGTCTCGAACGTGGCCAGGTGCCCGCCCTGCTTGACCGCCGCATCCCGCGCGGCCGTCCACGTCAGGTTGGCCTTGATCAAGCGGTAGGTGGCCGGGACCTCGGTCGCCGGCGGATCGACGGGCGGGTCCACCGGCGGATCCACCGGCGGGGTCACCGTCCCGTTGAATTCAAGGAGGTAGTAGGACAACGTGGTATTGTTGTTGTCATCCCACTTGCCACCGGGCCAGACGTGGGCGTAATGCTGGCGGCCGCCGGAGTTGTTGGGCTGGTAATCGCCCCAGTTCTCGTAGAGCCACGACTCGCCGGTCACCCACTTCCAGTTGCCCTCCGAGGCTTCATCCGTCGCGCCGATCCAGAAATCCTTGCTGGCCAGTTCGCTGCTCCCGA
It contains:
- a CDS encoding glycosyltransferase family 2 protein, with protein sequence MKRSNSLAVIVPVFNERDAVGAVLEALLRFAENRDMEIIAVDDGSDDGTSEILAGFAGRVLLRRHASNHGYGASLKTGILATQARDVLFFDSDGQHDVADLPKMLEELERHECVFGARPPGAGIPLVRKPGKWLLQHVCNFLAGRKIPDLNCGLRAGRRLLFMRMLDLLPEGFSFSITSLMFIIKSRYSYVFVPVHCGPRVGKSSVRIFRDGVKAVLLALRLIMLFDPLRALGVPAVALIAVGLAYQAYIIAVFRLKIVGGAILAILSGILLFLFGLLADQVASLRKEISSHNSLFWELEQQRGKDGDE
- a CDS encoding glycosyltransferase family 4 protein, producing MSNPRLLVICHGFPPFHGGAELAAWYLAREAERAGWAVDVLTSDLGGRLPAEEILDGLRVRRVRAPKKDWTRHTAGELGRFYLAARRRLGDFAEPKPDLVLAHFSFPAGRLALDLKRRHGIPYAVVLHGSDVPGYQPERFGLLYALLKPVVRRVWRGARQVIAVSDSLRDLALRTWPGGQIAVISNGVDTERFAPPPSRPAGDGRLRVITAAQLIERKGLRHLIAALTDRESLTICGTGPQEAELRSLAVSLKAPVHFAGAVKPEDMPGRLNDSDIFVLPSLQEGLPLALLEAMAAGLAAIATPVGGIPSVIRDGQNGLLVPTGDAPAIRAALDRLQAPELRRRLGDAARAAALAHGWAAVWRRYAELPGMPAP
- a CDS encoding polysaccharide pyruvyl transferase family protein; the protein is MNGAANNILILGGHTRFNCGDRAIRTAILDQLRAEDPSARFHIVTREPARDEAEWQAHAIAGGTPELLRKSAFLRNLGLLIWGGGHLLQDDSSKVKNMYWALVLNLLRLRTRCPMVGYGVGVGPGDSAWGRFFAARALAPLDAFAARDERSADLVRQWTRGRLPVRVLPDPAVDLRPAPRAEAAAYLEREHGVPLSGDEVRIGISLRRWFHVGRPFLPLQWRHRWKSGAPAAPPLFEQFGRNLAGALNRLAAGRRIRLLFFPMSCSPWEGDDAVCAELQREVAAPSHLVKPDIPAPLLKALFGLCDLFVGVRLHATILALGMNVPMLNIAYVRRASDLFARLGLPDQSLPIEEAAAPGGEARLLDALTRLYEGRREIGGAQARAWAPLAAECRAGYARFIQEILAGKP
- a CDS encoding peptidoglycan DD-metalloendopeptidase family protein — translated: MTTNQGSSFAARLARAAGRATGLIPCGGRLARGLTRAWLAWRSDVPVVVISGSSGKTTTCLLLQALLAERFAVVGTRDNDNLDCHQHRHVLRLGLRRRRQALVLEAGIQSDRNAARWNQAVRSDFLILTTIGHTHLQWLHDRQGVFEQKRALLDGLKPGGTLLVNADDDLLRALRTDPRTLTFGIESEADFRAAGLEADARGIRFNLVRGGRVLARIESDLLGRHYAYPLLAAAACASLFDLDAGAIQRGLARFRPAPSRISIGRERGWTVLDDTYSSNPEAAWAALEALHLLEGRKIAVLGTMLEQGERGPELHRALGRRLAAGFPELHRLLGYGPLSELIVAGAVEAGFPAERTFQTDSKFELLAQLDRVVQPGDAVLIKGSNQLMLGDVVRRLGAPWFTAPLENMPAVRAVGAFGAYRIPDRRHEGLDLPAEPGTPVRAMAEGTVYFAGRDGPYGRCVRIRHFANTVSVYAHLDAILCRRGPVALGAIIGRTGRSGIPAGIGDYDYPHLHVELRVNGIPQDPSPYYE
- a CDS encoding phenylacetate--CoA ligase family protein, with amino-acid sequence MTFLKDYIRLACAARLPAAYRRRLQDRRLARIARHAGANVPFYRDLFAAAGLDPASVRGLDDLARMPRTRKMEYRARPPEDRLAAGFHAGNCHVEHTSGSTGIPLNVYLAADERARRSARWLLARMRHGLWPWWRHLLIGYHRPAPEPWYARRLRLHATAADACGKVARFRPQVISAYASQLVVFLLELRRRGLPVPRPRAIRTGGETLTPAARQCLERAFGAPVHDFYAAVEFGLLGTSCPVRGGFHLASDDLVVEVVKDGRPVAAGEEGDLLVTSLVARAMPLLRYEIGDVGALDPEPSCPCGHPFPRIARLSGRVEEMLVLPGGRRASPRLAAIPFWEDTSILQYRVTQRAVGEFEVDLVPAGPLDPALGERVRAYFREQFEAVRTDIRVCDRLEPDPSGKRRKVVVLVTGTA